Part of the Zea mays cultivar B73 chromosome 4, Zm-B73-REFERENCE-NAM-5.0, whole genome shotgun sequence genome is shown below.
TCCAAGTTTCTCTTTTTATGGCAAGACAAAAAAAGTAGAGATAGTACTTTAAATTTGTATAAGGCCAGGCCTCTGAATCATCAGGTTGTGGGTTACAAGCATTCTCTCCGCATTTGCGGGGGCGGTTTGTCCCATCTCCGGGCCCTACTCATGTGAGAGCCTCCGGCATTGAGTCTGCATTTTTTAGTACTTTAAGCTTGTGCAGCCAACCACATCATTATCATTTGGACAATTTTCCTCATGCCTTTTGTTGTAGTGCCCTAAGATTTCTTGAAGTACAGTTTAAAAACCAAGAGAGAACTCACTCAACATTGTTTTCCCCACACTGCAATAGAGTTAACTATTGTGCTTCTACTCACAAACCAGCGTCGAACAATTTCTTGGTCCACTCACAAGATTATCAACAGAACTCTCTTTTGGTTTGCAGGATTTCTCCTGGAATGGCTGATTTGGTTAAGAAGCTAAAATCCAATAATATTGATGTGTTCCTTGTGTCAGGAGGCTTCCGACACATGATCAAAGTAGGTCCTATAATATCATAGCACGACTCATCTGTGTTGGGTTGTAGCCGAATTTGTATGCCCGTTATATTCTGTTGATGGAGCAAACTGTATTTTAAGATATCTGTAGTTTAAGATAGGCCTACATTATCAGTTGCAATAATAAATAGGGATGCAGCTTGTGATACAAGATTCAAAAAGTACAATTATTTTAAACCACACTTTATTTTTCAGTTGTGAATGTGATGAATGTAATGTGGAAGTGATTCTCACATATATATAATGAGTTATCATTGAGTGGCCCACAATCATCACTTTTGTGTTTGCCTTGTTTCCAGCCAGTGGCATTTGAGCTTGGCATTCCTCCTGAAAACATCACTGCAAACCAATTGTTATTTGGCACATTGGGGGAGTACGCCGGATTTGATCCCACAGAGCCCACTTCACGCAGTGGGGGTAAAGCAAAAGCAGTGCAGCAAATAAAACAGGTTTAGTTAAACTGTATATCTTTTGGTTGCAGGTTTTTAATTCTTACTAGTGTGCTAACCTTAGTTTGTGTTCAGGACCATGGCTACAAGACAGTTGTTATGATTGGTGATGGCGCAACTGATCTGGAGGTAAATGGCTGGATAATAATACCTTTCAAACTTCTATCCTGGCAATAGTTATTAACATGTATAATATGCCTAGTTGGGTAAACATTAGTTGTTGACACTAACCCCATTTTTGCAATGATACGGATATCTCCTGGCTGATTCGATTGATGaggcacgcaaacctttctcgctGTTTGTGTTTGTCACTGAAATTCTGTAGTGTTGTTTCTCTTGTTCAGATAGAACGAGATAGAAATAATTGGTGAGTGAACTTGTGCAAAGATATAATTTATTAGGGCGTAGCAATGAGTGGGTCAAAGAGTTCATTTTGCTTAAGGCCTATCGAAAAGAAATTGGTTTGATGCTACCGACATCCGGCAGCTGTTCTTTAGTGAATTATTTCAGAGAAAAAAATAACTAGCAACTGTATGCAGAGTAATGATACAAGACTTCTCTTACGTATCAGTGAATAGCATTTTTATCTACAATACTgtaccaaaataaaaaaatatatgaaGTTACCTTAATCCGCGGTGTCTTTTGCAGGCTCGGCAACCTGGCGGAGCAGACTTGTTCATCTGTTACGCCGGGGTTCAGATGAGAGAGCCAGTCGCAGCACAAGCTGACTGGGTGGTTTTTGATTTTCAAGAGCTGATCACTAAGTTGCCATGAATTCATTACCTACCGCAATTTATGAACCTTTGCATTGTCGGCTAAATAATTGCGGCCGCATTTTAAAGCTGTAGATTTCACTAGCAATTCTTGGAGATAAACTGAATTATTACCCGGCTGTAAAgtattttttttatttgttttcccgCATTATTTGTATGATCCTGAACCATGAATGCGGAGGTTGTGTTCCGACGTTGTCAGTGAAATTGTCCTCTAAGCAAATGTTGAGTATGTGAGTGATTAATGAATCACATCACAGTTTATTAAGCGCCGGATTCGAACCGTCGTTTATGCAAGTATTATTGTTGGATTGAGCCAAGAATGCTCACATGCTGTCTGATTCACACCGTCGTTTATGCAAGTATTGTTGACTTGTTGATTCGCACCATTCGTTGGTTTCTCATGAGCTTGATTGGTATTTCTCATGAACTTGATTGGTACGCTGCAGACATTTCCATCAGGAAACAGATTGTCGACCTTTTGAAACTGCACTATTGGTAAAATCATTACACTCGATCGCAATATCTATTACGGTATCTTGTTTTCTTTTAGCACATAAAGGCAGATTGTGATGCACAGCACTGAATAAAATACAGGCGCTACACAGTAGGCTACGCCGACAAAGTTCATCTTTTTAATTACAGATCagtaagttttttttaaaaaaagaataCCAGTAGTGGTCCACCAACATATCATGCAATTGAGATATGTTTCCATATGTCATCACTAAGCATGGTTCAGCTAATAGTCACGGTCATTAGGCTATGGATTCCTCCACCAGACCTAATGCTTTCTTGCCTTTATCTCTTTTCCTATCTATATCTGCTCTTTTATTCGTTTTGGCTAAAGATAGAATAcctaattcttttcttttctttctttctttctttccctCTGCTCTTTTATTCTTTTTTGGCTATAGATAGAACACCTAACTCTCGGAATAGCATGGTTCAGCTAGCAACagcagtttttttttttttttttttttttttttgagggagagagagagagagcgcgctAGGAGTAGCAGATGGCACGTCGCTTTCCCCAACCTGTGGTCTCCGATGCTTTCACCAACCACACAAGCTATCAGCCACCAATTGTGGCCTTTCAACCTCATCAGCTTTGCACCTGCCGTATCAAACTATTCTGGCAGCACCCCACTAGCATCATCATCAGCTTCAGCTGGGACCTGGCTTGGGTTTCATTTTCTGATTTTCGTCTCATGCTGAGATCGACAAAGTTCGGCAGATTTCAAACCGCAATTTTAAAAGATGATGTAACATCATATCCAGTTTACATCGAGGGCTTGCTTGAATAGTTGAATATAAGAGTTTTGACATCGAAATCTCCAATTAAAAAGACAAACTAAAGATAGATTAGCCGGTTAGAATATGTGTAATAGGCTACCCTTTATCTAAATGCACCTCCAGTATATTTGGACCCTACTTTATATTTGTATAGTGGAAAAAAAACAAGTTGCTGCAGGGAGGTGATGCAAATAGACTCTCCGTTGATCTCCATTAGAATATAATAGGGAGCAGGGCAAAACAAGTTTTCTAAAGCTCTCAGCTCTCGTTGGAGAAGCTGAGGTTGGAGCTCTCTCAGACGTACCCTTAGTTAAGGGTGATTATCTTTGGAGAAGCTGAAGTTGGAGCTGTCTGAGAAGGACCCTTAGTTCTTTCTAAGTTCTAGTCTTTCACCTATGTTGGGTTGAACTGTGTTTCCTTTTTCCCTCTCTTGGACGCGAGAATTTGAGCCTCATGACTCCGGTTTATGGCTTGAGTTCTCTAACTATTAGAGCATCTCCACTAGTTCCAAAAAAGGTCCCTAAAATTAATTTAGGGTGTTATTTACTAAAAATCATCCTTCACCAGTTTCTTAAATGAGGTCCTCAAATATATTAATTTTCTAAATACCCCTATTTAGTTCCCAGACTTATGGGCCTCTTGTGCACTCTCTATAACCTATTTCGCTCGTCAATCACACCATAAAACATTTGCACATCATCTAGTCTATACACGTGTACAAGTGATGCACTTTGAATAATGGGAGTTGTGGAAAGGATGAATTCAACATCCTCTAAAGACAACTCTTCCAAAAATTTAGAGGAAAACGACCAACTGTGATTCATACAGAATAAAAATATTAATAAAGACAATAACAATGATTATTGAACTATATCGTACAAATGAACCCAAATTTGAAGTTGCAAGTAATAACTAGAAAAGCCGAGTTAgcataatttttttaaaaaattaacAACCTAAGAATTGGGAACTTTTGGAGCCTAAGGTTGATTTTGTTCCCAATATGTATTTAGCAACTTGCTAAATCTAAGTTTAGAGAGACTTTTTAGAGAACTAGTGgagatgcttttatgtaccatctcCAAATGATAAAAGGTTGGAAGAATGTTTGATTATCTAAACAAAACTACATAAGCCCACAAGTATGTTTTTCACCCACCACGCCCCTGCATTGAGTGTCATGTTGTTGCCCTGTCACATTGTCGTGCCATCGCCTTGTTGCTAGAGTTCATGAGTCACTGCTGGTCACCCTATTCGCCACCATGCCCAATCCATTATCATGTCGACACTCATCCTTTACCACGATAGTGGCGTGGCATAGCTAGGATTTTAGTAATGGATGGTCTAGTTTAATATTTTTAACAATATAAGTGTAACACACATGTAAATAAAAATATGATCAAATAAAAAGGTCTTACAATCATCTAACATCTCAAAAATAAAAGTTATAAAAATTGTATCTTACATACTAATAATTATAGTTTAAGAAATAATACAATGCTATTTTTTGTTAGGTCTACGCCTCTTGATAGCCATGAAATTATTAATAACATCATCGTCTTCACCCACTTGTAAAGAAATACCTCGATCAACAAAAATGGCGAAACAATCATCCAAAAGACTATACATTGTCTTGTTTTTTAATTTATTCTTGACAAAGGTCATTGCAGAAAATACTCTTTCTACACTTGTTGTTGTCAGTTGTAGAAGCAATACTAGTTTGAGAAGCATGTACACCCAATGATATACTTTGTCCCTCTTTATTTCAACAAGTTTAATAAAAAGGTCAACAAGATTATTTAGGCCTTTGAACATATCATCTTTTCTCATATCGTAAATATAGTTTCTGTGTTGCAATTCAATTCTTAGCAAGTCGAAACCTTtaatttcattatggtaaaactcGGCAAGTAACGAATGTTGTAATATTTAAGTTGTAGACGATCGCAGTCCACGAGAGTCAATATGAAGGCTACAATATTTTTTATATGTAATATCTATAATTTAATGGGCTTTGGGTCAGGCTGGTACCTGGCACATAGGGACCACCCTGTGCCTCTGCCCCTGCACCACACCATCATACGTGCTACCAACTCTAGTCCATCATCACCTCCATCTAATTGCCCTCCTCTTAGACCCACTCTTCTGCACAATCCTCCTCCTAGTGGTGCCCTATGTCTAAAGCCTCCTCCACATAGTTGTCAAATGCAGGAGCAGACATATGGCAGGGGGTGTAACCCGAGGGAGAGCAACCCTCTTCGTCTAGTGTACCATAGATCAAGAGTGAGGTATACAGACAGGAGAGGAAAGAGAATAAAtaggaaaaagagagagagacaagTTCATCTAAATATTTCAAAGATTTGGAGGACCATATTTAGGTAACAATATCATTTGAAAAAGGGTACCTAATACGAGGTATATTTTAAGTAGAAGTGTGAAATATGCTTTTAGATTCTCCGCGGTAGAGCATGCCTACTCCGTGGATGCTTGTATTTTCTTGTAGTTATCACATTACAAGGTTTAATGATTGTTGGAGAGTGAGGGCTTAGGCAAGGGGCTCTCAATCTAACAATTGAAACACAAAGTCCTGGAACCACCAACTCCCTACTTTGCTTTTACCAAAGTCTCTAAGTTTTTGTGAGTGCTAGGTAGACAAGGCTTCACCACGAACATGGACTAAGGGATGACTCTGAACAAAAACCACACCCAAAGATAAGAAAAAGAGATGCAAGGCCAAGGCTCTTACAATAACCAAGACTTAGGTTGATTCGTTGAAGTGAAGATGAATGTCAACACAAGAGACAATACTACAAGCATTCATTCATCATCAAGCTCTTCTCCCAATGAAGCTCATAATGAGCGCAAAATTATTCCATGACAGTGTATCAAAAGAAAGACACGAGGCAACGCAGTCTTCACCATGATAGGTTGAGGAATGGCTCTGAATGAAAGCCTTCATTGAATCAAACCCTTGGTGAATGCCTAATCATGGGACCACACCCTAAGGCCTTCACCGATCTCGTTGAAGGCTTGCTCAGAGATGACAAATCCCACACCCTAAGGGCCTTTGCCAAAGGCTTGCTAGGAGATGACAAGACAGACATGTCGTGGGCCTTCACCGATCTCGTCGAAGGCTTGACGAAGATGATAAGATTGTCGCACTAAGGGCCTTTATCGATCTTGTCAGAGACCACCATGTTGAGGACATCCGGTAGAGACAATGAACATTCAGAAGAGCCATGTCTTATGAGACTAAATGAAGGCTTAATGGCCTTTCACCTTGGCTTAATAAAGGTCCACGATCAAAGGTGGTTGGCGTGTAAAAGGCCCTTGATATCCTTGAGATGCTAAATCTTGTAAACTTGGATATTAAAGAATATGTCCTGATAGGTAAGAGCAAAGAAAATATGCACAAAATTGTAATTGTGTTGTATAAAAAGAATGTTGATCAATAGTAAAGAACGATGATTCTAGCTCAAAACATTATACATTGTTGCCTTGATAATTATGCTCCTCTCTTCGCTCAGTTTGTACCCATTCACCAACAACAACATTAGGTTTTAGAGGCAGGGAAATATGATAAATGAAGGTCAATTAATCCATACAATCCAAAGAAAAAATGTTTAATTGAATGGGGATCCAAAGGCTTTGCCGACTCCAATTGAGCATGTGTCCATATTATGGCTTTGCTTTGGTGTGGAAGACATTTGAAATTCAAATCCTCATTCTAGATTAGCTCTTGCATACGGTCATGGATGCGTAAAATACACAACAAAAGCACTCTATTCACTAATCCAGTAGGTTGCACATGCATTTGCGCAAAAGCACGACCTCGCTCGAAGTCGTGCATATCCGTGGGTTCTCCCCTTTGAGCATCCTTTTGTTCATATAACCATCAAGTTCTCTTTCCTCTCTTCCCACATCACTGCTCCTCCTCTTTCGCTTCCTTCCCCCAGCTCACTGTGTCGCCTGCGATCTGGAGGGCCATTTCGCTTCGCCTAGAAGCCACTGCTATCTCTCTACAGGATTGCTTCCTCCTTGAAGTCGCGGATCGGCCATCCTCGCACCACCTCTCCCTCCTCGTCACTGCTTGCTCCTACACGTTGTCGCTCCCTCGCTCGAGTACCGCTTCCCTTCCACGGCACTGCTTCCTCCTCAAGTGCTAGGTCCCTCCTCGCCGACACCCCTTTGTCCTCCACTGCATTCCCTCCGCACTCCACTTGTCGCTCCCTCGTCCAACCAACTGCTCCCCTCTCCATACTGCTTGCCCCTTCGAGCCAACGTTATCGTATGCATCACCACTCCCAACTTCTCGACGAAGATCCCTTGTCACACCGCTTTCCTTATTACCTCCACACCGAAATGGAATCCGCGGTAACCAAACGGGGCCTTAAAATACACAGTAGATCcagagtgaagtttaaaatatagGATGAGGTAGAGAATACGATAAGAGATCTCTGCTGAGATGAACTACTCTATCTTCCGGTcacgaatttgctggcggagacgTTCCTCTATTGATCACTCGCGTCACCTCGTGCACCCAACGACCGGGGTAACGTCAGGTCAGACCAGTGACTCACTCGTCAGTGGGGGCCACCCAAACACCCCTCCATCATTCTCCCAATCAGCCATGGCGACGCGCCGCCAACCGCATCTGTAATTTTGGAACCGCCGCCTGCGCGGGCCCCACCAACCCCGCACCGACGCCGACGCGGGTCCTCGCCGTCCGATCCGCGAGCGCCCCGAGACCGACGGCCGCGATGCGGGTGCGCCCGCCCCGGTGGTCGCGCGGCGTGCCGCTATTAATAGCGACGCCTGCCTCCGGCGACCCAAGGTGGCACTGCAAGCGCAAAGCAGCTTCCTTTCGCCTGCTGGACTAGTCGAGCGGCGAGCGAGGAGGCGGAGGATGGGCCGCGGCCGGGGCGTGAGCTACGGGGGCGGGCAGAGCTCGCTGAGCTACCtcttcggcggcggcggcggcgacgaggcCGCCGCGGCGCCCGCCAAGCCGGCTGCGGCGGCGCCTGCGCCTGCGCCGGTGCCGGCGGCAGCAGACGGCGAGAAGCTCAAGGGGATCCCGGCCGGCGTCCGCGGCAACCAGAGCCAGACCAACAACTACTTCCGGGCGCAGGGGCAGAACTGCGGCAACTTCCTCACGGTAAGCCAGCCAGACAGCCAGTCGCCGGCCACCTATTCTTCCTCTTCCCCTTTTGTCTCTGCGCTCCTGACATCGTTGCCTTCCTCTGCCACGGCGTGGCCCACaggaccgcccgtcgaccaaggtgCACGCCGCGCCGGGCGGCGGCTCGTCGCTCGGCTACCTCTTCGGCGGCGGACCTCCCGGGAGCAAGTGATGTGATGGGCACCTTCTCCGCCCAGACTTTTCGGAGCACCGCCTGCTTGGGAAGCTTGATTTTTACTAAGTCCATCGTGACCTGCTGGATGTGAAGTTAATTTCCATGAAGAAATGTATGTTCATGTGTACCTCTGTAATCTAGAAATGTTTATGTGTATCTCTGCAATTTCGTTGGGGTCGGTCGTCTCATCAGTGCCTGTATGTGTGTGTGTCATCAACTGACTTTGTCCTGCATGTTGTTCATCAGAAGTTGAGAACATGTGTTAAGTTGTTCACATGCTAATAATGGTCCAGATTCTGTTTACGCTTGAAATTCAGCACGTGTGTCCACTACAAATTCAGGTTTACGCTTGAATACTAGGTGCAGAACATCTCATTTGACCATCTCAGGTTCCAAAATTTCTCATATCCTGCGCCTACTCTCTTGTGAAATAAGATGCCACACCACCTCTGTAAGCAGAATTCTGTGGCCTAAACCACCTCACTACTGCAGAGTCCAAGTTTAGCACAACTTGACCTCGAGATTTAGGGCCTGTTTGACATGATTCTAGAGCAAAACTTCAAGAAGAAGCTGGTCAGGGCATATCAAACACTCTAACTCTAGAGTTGTAAACTCTATGGAGTCTCTTTTACTGCTCCGAAAACTCCAAAAGAACCTAGTCATGGAGTTTTGAGTTATTTACCCGTGACTGCCACCGATTATGAGATACAGTCTAAGTTCTAGAACAGAGCTACTCCACCCAGAGTTTTAGAGTAGAGCTGCTCTGAGGTGGAGCATAGCAATGCCAAACACGCCCTTAATTTTGCTTGATAAAAACACTTCATGCCGGGATCAAAACGATCTTTTTGGTTCAGAGAAGTATGGAGTAACTGGACTGAATTTGCTTACAAGTCTTCAACACCACATGGATAGGATAGGAGGAACCGTGGAAGCAGCCAAAAAAATGAGTCCCCTGAACCTCAAAAAATGGGGTCCCCTGAGTCTCAAGAGTGGCATTAAGTGTAATAAATAACTCTTCATATGTGTCCATGAGTCACAATTAGCGACACCACAGAAGCAAATGTTGGCATGATAAACACCACTACTATGACAGCATTTCAGTCTCTGAAGCCAAATAGTTGTCATTGCAAGAACTTCCAGAACCACGGGACTCCATATGATTATTATATGAGCCTAGGTCTTTAATTTACAGGCTTCCGATGAATCTATCACCGGACAACCAATGCACCTCTAAGCCTCGACAAGGCAGAGGCAGAGGCGCAGACAGGCAGAGGGGGGGCAACCTTCCCCTGCCGACTATTTGTAACAAATCGGAAAAGAATGTTTATGTGCACCGTTCCAGCATTTGGAGAGCACTCGTATGGCCAAGAGGGACCCACACTACCAGTCCAATATTTACAGGGCGTATTTACAGAGAACTTGCTGGGCTAGACCATCTGTATTTTCAGAATGTCATATGAGAAGGTTTGTTAATCCATGGGCCATGGTGTAGAGTCCAGCCAGAGGATTATGTTGTCTCGTCAAACTCCATCTTCTGCATTGAATTACAAAGTGGGAGGTCAATTTATGTGTCCATCAGAGAAAATAACATTTCATGAAGAAGGAGATCACAATTGCCATCAGCTGTTATGCATTTATATATTAGAGACTATTAATTCTTGATGAAACTTGAGACAACACAGGCCCAGCTTACAAGTGACAAGAATCAGACACAACAATCAGTGAGCATCAAACTATTACTAATACTTCTTTAGTTTTTAATTGGGACTCAAAATAAAATTATACGCAAGCAAATCCTTAATGCAGACAGTCCAGGTTACTTCTGCTGTATTTCAGCCTACTTCTATAACGCAGGCAGTACAGATTTCTTGTGAATTATTTCAGTTCAGCCTACTTTTACATAATTCCAATTTGGCCGGGACTGAAAGACCGCCCTCCTGGTATTATATTAAAAAGAGACTGAAACATATGGTCCCAGCCAAGAAAATCCTCAAACCtgaccccccccccacacacacaccaccACTAGTGTGCCGTCAccgcccactctgcaacggcccaaccgGAGGGTGGTGCGCAGGACGTAACCGCTGGAGCGGGCGGGACACAACgatgggatttttttaaccagggCCCGAAATTCGCTCCCAAGGAGGATCGAACCTAGGACCTGGAGGTGatttaaccattacgctagaggctCTTTCACACTTCTACATAATTCCAATAACACAACATTCAAACTAAAGTTTTATCACTTGTTTTATATAGCATGCATGCAAACAAGTTGGAATGCAGATATGGGCGACGACTTCAGTTCCTGTAAGTAAATTCAGATTACTGGCTTCATCGTAGAACAGGTGACATAAATTTTGTGTCGGGCTTCACATATGTGTGACAGCAATAATAAATTATAAGGGTAAGCAAAGAGATAAACAAATTACCTTTCCACAGACAGGGCATGCCTCACTTCTTTCCATCCACTCATAAATACAGCCAAGGTGGAAATGGTGTGAGCACTGCATTACTATCCTAGGATTCTCAGAATCATAATCTGCAATTTAGTTACATTAATATATAACAATAGTGAGAATGTGATTATAAAGTATCAACAGAAAAAATGTAATGCTCATAGTTTTGAACACCTTTCGTTCAATTCGCATGTACCAAAGTCTTATGTAATGGAAATTTTACTGTAGCGTTTTGAAAAATATCAGAGCATCTTTCCAATACACTTAAGAGAAAAAAATGATTATTGCGATAATACCTTCAAGACAAGTTGGACAGACATCTTCATCTTCAGCAGATGGGGAAAAATAGCTGAAGTAATTTCCATGTTCCCTTGGTGGCACCTTATCACCATAAGTAGAGCTGCAGATTTTCATTTTTGTGTTGTAGTTTGTTTTACTTGCCTTCTGTATTATACTTGGTGTTTCCATTTCTTCATCATCCTCATTTGCTCTAAGTGGTTCCGATTCCTCTGGGGAATGGCTTGGGTTCTCACTCCTTAACCAGTCACGAGCAGGAGGGGAAAATCGTGGATCATCATAGGGCAGAGGTCTTGGGGGCGAACGATATGTATCGAAGGAGCTTTCAGTTGAATCAACAGGAGTGGCTTCAATAGCGGGGGAAACAGAATGCACTGCTCCAGCTCGGAACAAAACAGTATACTAAAAACAAAAGAGAAGATTAATATGCAACCATTTCCATCTGTATTGTCTCAAATTAAATCAGCTATTAATTCATAACCACAGTTTATATCAGTATATAATTAAATGGAACGTTTTCTCTTTGTATGAGTTCCCAACGTTGTTATCAGCCAGCCAAACAGACCTACATCCTTGACAAAAGGAGTTGTTACTAGACATCAATGCaattttattttaaaaaaaaagAGTACCCAACAGTATGTAGCGGGATATGACAACTAATTTTGGCCTAGTCCTAAAACAACAAGTACAATGTTACCAATGAGAACAGTAGCTACATACACTGTTAAGTATACGCTCATGAATAACTTTCAATAATTTTTGCGTACCTGATCAAAATCGCATTGCATCGTTTCATTTCGAATTATTTACACAAGACAACATCGCATATTTAAGTTTAACAAAAACAGTTAATAAAGTTCGCTGCTTGCAATGTGCAGTGATGGCAAACCTTGTTCCAATGCTAAATTGAATTAAGAGAGTGCCTGCTATATTTTCTTACCCCAACTCGCGTGCTCACCAGTCACCACTAGCTAGAAAAAAAAATCCAATCAATAAAGAATCAAGCATCCATGATAAGGAGAACATACCGCATTGATCAGCTGCTGGGTAAAGCATCTGAGGCACATGCAGTTCCTAAACGCTGAAGAAGTTTGGTTTCCATGGTGGTCCGAATAATCAGGTTGCAGACATGAACAGAAAGCTCCCATAATCCAAGAGACCTCAGAAAGGCGTTCCTTGAACCAGAACTGTATAGTCAGCAAGCCTGACAAGATAGCAAATGCCCAAAGAATGTGAACTGATGCAGATGCTGTGCAATACAAGCAAGCACCCCCCTCTCCAAAATCCCAAATGGGTTCAATGCAGATGGAGGTCGAAGTCGAGATTGAAGCAACTGCTCCGTCTGATCGTCGATACCTATCAATGGCAGGCAGCAAAATCAGGTAATTCCAGAGAAGGCGTTGTTGGACAGACACACACGTCCACAGAGAAAAGAAATCTGAAATTGACAACAAAGTTTCCTCTTCCTGCAATCTGGGACTTGGACGCAAAGCTTTGGGCCCCGGCAGCACCGCGCACCAAAATACCATCCCCGTAGTCCCCATCCAACCCAACAGCATTCGGGACCGAACAATCAGGTCGGCGGCACCCAAATCGATTCTAGTGTCTATTGAATCGAACTACTCAATCGTATATCACGGAAAACCATGAACAGCGAAGGTTCGACGGACCAGCCATCACGCAACGCAGCTGGCCCCGGAAACAAGAATACAAGATCAAAATCGCACCTTTTGCCGACTACCTTGCGTCCACCCACACAGCCGGAGTCCGCCCCGCCGGCCGCGAATCGGGAAGCGCCGAGCGAAGGCGAGATCCTGGGGGGAGACGAAGGGAAGGAGGAACGAGGAAAGGGGCGACGGTGGATTCACCTGCAAGGAATAGAAGGAGGGGGGCGACGGGTTTACGGAAACCTCCAGAGCCGCAGGGAAGGAGAATATCTGCGGCGTTGACCGGTCGGCTAAGGAAAGGAAGATCCCAGCGTGTCGGGCCGGCAGATCGGGGCGGGGGGGCTGCCTCGCTGGATACGGCGCGGCGGCAGGCGCTGCTCCTCCTTGCGATTTCTCCTTGTTTGTTGTGTGTTTCTAGCTAAGTGGACCGTGGACGGGAGAGAAGGCAAGAGCAGCCGAGCAGAGCAGCGGAGGCTTATCGGGTTTCCTTGGCGAGAGGCCCGCGGACCCGGTATGGAGCGGCGCCGCGCTGCGCCCGTGGCCGTAGGTGATGGTGCCGACGGCCAGCGGCCAGCGAAAGGGGAAGgaaggaaggagacgaagctgcgCTGACTCCGTCGCTGCCTAGTGCTCTACGGAGATTCCCCTCCCTTCCTTTCCTTGTCTCCTTCCTCCTCTCGCTTCTCCACAGACGGTG
Proteins encoded:
- the LOC100281623 gene encoding Protein SPIRAL1-like 2-like is translated as MGRGRGVSYGGGQSSLSYLFGGGGGDEAAAAPAKPAAAAPAPAPVPAAADGEKLKGIPAGVRGNQSQTNNYFRAQGQNCGNFLTDRPSTKVHAAPGGGSSLGYLFGGGPPGSK
- the LOC100273572 gene encoding uncharacterized isoform X1, which gives rise to MGAFCSCLQPDYSDHHGNQTSSAFRNCMCLRCFTQQLINAYTVLFRAGAVHSVSPAIEATPVDSTESSFDTYRSPPRPLPYDDPRFSPPARDWLRSENPSHSPEESEPLRANEDDEEMETPSIIQKASKTNYNTKMKICSSTYGDKVPPREHGNYFSYFSPSAEDEDVCPTCLEDYDSENPRIVMQCSHHFHLGCIYEWMERSEACPVCGKKMEFDETT
- the LOC100273572 gene encoding uncharacterized LOC100273572 produces the protein MLLGWMGTTGMVFWCAVLPGPKALRPSPRLQEEETLLSISDFFSLWTCVSVQQRLLWNYLILLPAIDRYRRSDGAVASISTSTSICIEPIWDFGEGGACLYCTASASVHILWAFAILSGLLTIQFWFKERLSEVSWIMGAFCSCLQPDYSDHHGNQTSSAFRNCMCLRCFTQQLINAYTVLFRAGAVHSVSPAIEATPVDSTESSFDTYRSPPRPLPYDDPRFSPPARDWLRSENPSHSPEESEPLRANEDDEEMETPSIIQKASKTNYNTKMKICSSTYGDKVPPREHGNYFSYFSPSAEDEDVCPTCLEDYDSENPRIVMQCSHHFHLGCIYEWMERSEACPVCGKKMEFDETT